The Balaenoptera ricei isolate mBalRic1 chromosome 9, mBalRic1.hap2, whole genome shotgun sequence genome segment TGTCACTCTGCTCCATTTCTATGCCCTTACcaataaatcaattttttaaattatttttaaacaggtgttagatgtgtatgtgtatttgttttgGTGGTGGTTGTTTGATAATTATTAACATTCTAGGTAGAATTGTCACACCCAAGAAGAGTGAGAAACtatttatatttacaaatgttgATGCAAAAATACGAAATAAAATCTTTCTGAACAAAAATCAGCAGTATGTTAAAAGAATAAAGTCATGAATATTTGGAGTTTATTCTCATATTGGAAAGTGAGTCAATATTAAGAAATGTAAAGCTATTATTCTCCTTACTAACAGAGCTAAcacaaaaattatatgattacaCTTAAAGGTACTGGAAAggtatttgacaaaattgaaaACCCATTCTACAGAAATCATTCAATTATATAGGAAAAACcaactttaaaattatgaatatatttatgtataatttcacatataagtaggattatatatatgatatatatgcatatatatgaaatactAGAGGCATTTCCATCAAAAAtaggggaaatttttaaaaacttattgcTATTATCTATACTATTTAACATTTCACTATAGGTATAAGCCAATatagttagaaataaaaaattagttaaaaacTTCTAGTTTTAGAAGATATGACCATAACCTGGCAAAGGCAAGAATATATTGAAAGAttattacaaaaaaacaaaacaaaactgtaaggAAGTTTTAAAAAGGCACAAAAAGAGAAGATTGTTTTTAGAGTAgcaaccaaaaatataaaatatataggaacAAGCTTAACAAGAAATATGTAAACCATACATgaggaaattttttaaacaccactaaaaattcaaaaaatcacTTGAACAAATGGAAACCATACAATTGTCTTAGGCAGGAAGCCAATACCACATCATTCTTACCAAGGTCatttataaaacttaaaacaaataaatatactaatatgtatttattgttaTAGAGAAAGGGTATCTTATTCCAAACTTCACTggggaaaattaaaaagtaaaatttcaatcagtaaattaaaaaatataataatgatgatgggaaacagccacaaCAGATATTAAAACATGATAAATTCTCAAAACTAAAAAGTAGAATACCACATGTCACTATAATTAcaacaaatagaagaaaatttacaAAACCAGAAATAGGGTATCAAAAtggtagagtaggaagacccttAGCTCAATTCCTCCCACAAACACAATAAAActacaactatatatatatgttccaggtatacatatatacaacaacTCTCTCTTGAGATTGACTTGAGGAATAACAGAATGACTCTTCTAAaactaaggatataaagaaaagaacacaCCAAAATGTGTAGAAGGGGAAGAGAAGTGATCTAGTTAGGTCCTCCCTTAGGAGAAAGGGGTTTGAACCCCACATTGGGTACTCCAGACCTGGAGCCCAGTACTGGAAAGATAAGCCCCCTTAAATGGTTTTGGAAACAAGAAGGGCTTATGACAAGGAGAGCCAGAGGACTATAGAGAACTGAGATTTTGCTCATAAAAGGCACACAAACAGATTTATTCTCTCCAAGTCCCAGAGAAGAGGCAACAGATTAAAAAACAGCAGGCACTCTAGCCAGCCTCCTGAGACCAACTCAGCACCCTAGCCCACACCAGGCTCCAGTTCCATAGTTACTCCCCCCCAAGCTGGCAGCCCTCAGTGCATCAGGGGAGAAGCCCCAGACCACTCTGGGCTCCAGCTCTAGTCCCCTGCTCCAGACAGCCTAGCCAAGGCGGTGGCCACCAGTGCACTCCAGGAGAAGCCCCAGCCCATACCAGACTTTGAATCCAGCCCATCCTGCCAAGGTGACAACCCAATGTGCCCTGGAAAAAGCCCCAGCTTTCAGTTGCTTCAGCTTCAGCCCTCCtgccaaagccactgggcacagcCTGCATAGGGACACTCCTACACAAAGACACAACTTTAAGACCAGGGTAAGTAACTGTTTTGCCTAATTCCataaagacagagaaagtcaaacaaaGTGAGAAGATAGAGGAAaatgtttcaaacaaaagaacaagacaaaccCCGgggcagggaaagaaaaaatgaaacagagataagtggGTTACTTGAGAAAGcattcaaagtaatggtcataaataTGCTTACTGAATTCAGgagaagagtgaaataatgcagtgagaacttcaacaaaaattaggaaatataaaaGGAACGAATCAGAGCTGAAgagcacaataactgaaattttaaaaatgcattaggggaaatcaacagcagatGATTAGGTTATAAAGAATGCATAAGcaacttggaagacagaatagtgaaaATGACCCAAAGAGAACAGTAAAAAAGGTTTTAAGAAAATGatgatagtttaagagacctctgagatggCATCAAGCATATTAACATTTGCATaattggggtcccagaagaagaagagagagaaaggggcagaaaatgtATTTCATGAAATAAcgactgaaaacttccctaacctgaggaaggaaacatatatccaggtccaggaagcacagacagactcaaataagatgaacccaaagagagcCACATctagacatatcataattaaaatggcaaattttaaagCTAAAGAGAGAACTTTAAAGgcatcaagagaaaaaacaaagagtaCAAAGGAAAGTACATACAAagaaactcccataaggctatcagctgacttttcagaagAAACTTTGCAGGTAAGAAGGGAGTGAAGGCTGACGTGCGGCGGTGCTTCCTAAAACATGGCGGCTCTCGAAGCGGCTGCGGAGCCGCTAACGGGGGTGGCGGCCGTTGGCTCAAAGGCGAAGgacgaagaggaggaggaagaggagtcgCTTCCGCCGTGCGAGGCAGTGCGCTGGGCGCCGGTGGgggcggtggcagaggccgggcCCGGGGCGGCGGCGTTCTCGGAAGAGGCGGCGGCCGAGGAGCCCGGAGCGGCCCCGGGCTCCCCGCCGGACTCGCCGGGCCGGACGCTGCGGCGGCTGCGGGCCGAGCGGCGGCGGCTGGACTCGGCGCTGCTCGCGCTGTCCTCGCATTTCGTGCAGGTGCAGTTCCGCCTGCGGCAGGTGGTGCGCGGGGCGCCGGCGGAGCAGCAGCGCCTCCTGAGCGAGCTCGAGGACTTCGCTTTCCGCGGCTGCCCTCACGTCCTGGGTTACGGGAGCCCAGAGGACCCCGCCAGCGATGATGGCGACGGGATGCCGGGAGACCGGCCACGGTTGCGGGGCGAGGACCAGAGTGAGCAGGAGAAACGGGAACATCTGGAAACCCAAAGGGAGAAGCAGAAGGAACTGATACTGCAGCTCAAAACCCAGCTCGATGACCTGGAGACGTTTGCCTATCAGGAAGGCAGTTACGACTCCCTGCCACAGTCGGTGGTCTTGGAAAGGCAGCGGGTGATCATCGATGAGTTAATAAAGAAACTGGACATGAACCTGAATGAGGACCTCAGTTCACTGTCCACCGAGGAGCTTCGGCAGCGTGTGGATGTAGCTGTAGCTCAGATCGTCAACCCAGCCCGAGTGAAAGAACAGCTGGTTGAGCAGCTGAAAACTCAGATCCGAGACCTCGAGATGTTCATCAGCTTCATCCAAGATGAAGTAGGAAGCCCATTACAGACAGGTAGTGGACACTGTGAGTGCAAGGCCAGTGGGAAGACAGGAAACGGCTCCTGCAGAACTGGCAGCAGCAGACCACCTCCAGGAAACAGCAGAACGAAGGCAGAAGACATGAAGAGAGTTCGGGAGACAGGGCTGCACCTGATGCGGCGAGTGCTGGCAGTGCTCCAGATCTTTGCTGTCAGCCAGTTCGGTTGCGCCACGGGCCAGATCCCGCAGACCCTGTGGCAGAGGGACCAGGCTGACAGGGACTACTCCCCcttactgaagaggctggagGTGTCAGTAGACAGGGTGAAGCAGCTGGCCTTGAGGCACCAGGCGCACGACCAC includes the following:
- the LOC132371710 gene encoding RUN domain-containing protein 1-like, which encodes MAALEAAAEPLTGVAAVGSKAKDEEEEEEESLPPCEAVRWAPVGAVAEAGPGAAAFSEEAAAEEPGAAPGSPPDSPGRTLRRLRAERRRLDSALLALSSHFVQVQFRLRQVVRGAPAEQQRLLSELEDFAFRGCPHVLGYGSPEDPASDDGDGMPGDRPRLRGEDQSEQEKREHLETQREKQKELILQLKTQLDDLETFAYQEGSYDSLPQSVVLERQRVIIDELIKKLDMNLNEDLSSLSTEELRQRVDVAVAQIVNPARVKEQLVEQLKTQIRDLEMFISFIQDEVGSPLQTGSGHCECKASGKTGNGSCRTGSSRPPPGNSRTKAEDMKRVRETGLHLMRRVLAVLQIFAVSQFGCATGQIPQTLWQRDQADRDYSPLLKRLEVSVDRVKQLALRHQAHDHFISSAGLQDLSLGGKDELTAAVRKELTVAVRDLLAHGLYASSPGMSLVMAPIACLLPAFSSAPEAMHPWELFVKYYHAKNGRAYVESPARKLSQSFALPVMGGTVVTPKQSLLTAIHVVLTEHDPFKRSADSELKALVCMALNEQRLVSWVNLICKSGSLIEPHYQPWSYMAHTGFESALNLLSRLSSLKFSLPVDLAVRQLKNIKDAF